The Manis javanica isolate MJ-LG chromosome 4, MJ_LKY, whole genome shotgun sequence genome contains a region encoding:
- the LLGL2 gene encoding LLGL scribble cell polarity complex component 2 isoform X6, giving the protein MQTVEHGFPHQPSALGYSPSLRILAIGTRSGAVKLYGAPGVEFMGLHRENNAVVQVHFLPGQCQLVTLLDDNSLHLWSLKVKGGVSELQEDESFMLRGPPGAAPSATQITVVLPHSSQELLYLGTESGNVFVVQLPAFHTLEDQTISSDAVLQRLPEEARHRRVFEMVEALQEHPQNPTQVLIGYSRGLVVVWDLQGRRVLCHFLSSQQLENVCWQRDGRLIVSCHSDGSYCQWPVSSDTQQPEPLRNCMPYGPFPCKAITKIFWLTTKQGLPFTIFQGGMPRASYGDRHCISVVHDGQQTAFDFTSRVIDFTVLTEVDPAAAFDEPCALVVLAEEELVLIDLQTAGWPVVQPPYLASLHCSAITCSHHVSNIPLKLWERIIAAGSRQNTHFSSMEWPIDGGTSLAPAPPQRDLLLTGHEDGTVRFWDASGVCLRLLYKLSTVRVFLTDTDPSENLSAQGEDEWPPLRKVGSFDPYSDDPRLGIQKIFLCKYSGYLAVAGTAGQVLVLELNDEEAEHAVEQVEADLLQDQEGYRWKGHERLCARPVPVHFEPGFQPFVLVQCQPPAVVTSLALHSEWRLVAFGTSHGFGLFDHQQRRQVFVKCTLHPSDQLALEGPLSRVKSLKKSLRQSFRRIRRSRVSSRKRRPAGPPGEQVQEGSARAERPGLQNMELAPVQRKIEARSAEDSFTGFVRTLYFADTYLRDSSRHCPSLWAGTNGGTVYAFALRVPPAERRMDELVRAEQAKEIQLMHRAPVVGILVLDGHHVPLPEPLEVAHDLSKSPDMQGSHQLLVVSEEQFKVFTLPKVSAKLKLKLTALEGSRIRRISVAHFGSCRAEDYGEHHLAVLTNLGDIQVVSLPLLKPQVRYSCIRREDVSGIASCVFTKYGQGFYLISPSEFERFSLSTKWLVEPRCLVDSAEAKNHSHPRNRSGHEKAVGRARISGSQSGGEERRPGLVMEHALLSDEKVLTAIQSTLEGGRRSSGDWHSQRLAMGYSLSNGAGRVAEAPSCQGCSRVAVTPFTAD; this is encoded by the exons TGCCAACTGGTTACCCTGCTGGATGACAATAGCCTGCACCTGTGGAGCCTGAAGGTCAAAGGCGGGGTGTCAGAGCTGCAGGAAGATGAGAGTTTCATGCTGCGTGGCCCCCCAGG GGCTGCCCCCAGTGCCACACAGATCACTGTGGTCCTGCCACATTCCTCTCAAGAGCTACTTTACCTGGGCACGGAAAGTGGCAACGTGTTTGTGGTACAGCTGCCAGCCTTCCACACACTGGAGGACCAGACCATCAGCTCGGACGCCGTGCTGCAGCG GTTGCCGGAGGAGGCCCGCCATCGGCGGGTGTTTGAAATGGTGGAGGCCCTGCAGGAGCACCCCCAAAACCCCACCCAGGTCCTCATCGGCTACAGCCGGGGCCTCGTCGTTGTCTGGGACCTGCAGGGCAGGCGTGTGCTCTGCCATTTCCTCAGCAGCCAG CAACTGGAGAATGTCTGCTGGCAGCGGGACGGCCGCCTGATTGTCAGCTGCCATTCCGACGGCAGCTATTGTCAGTGGCCCGTGTCCAGCGACACCCAGCAGCCAGAGCCCCTGCGCAACTGCATGCCTTATG gTCCTTTTCCTTGCAAAGCTATTACCAAAATCTTCTGGCTGACCACCAAGCAGGG GTTGCCCTTCACCATCTTCCAGGGTGGCATGCCACGGGCCAGCTATGGGGACCGCCACTGCATCTCGGTGGTGCACGACGGCCAGCAGACAGCCTTCGACTTCACCTCCCGTGTCATCGACTTTACTGTCCTCACTGAGGTGGACCCTGCCGCTG CCTTTGATGAGCCCTGTGCCTTGGTGGTGCTAGCCGAGGAGGAGCTGGTGCTGATTGACCTGCAGACGGCTGGGTGGCCAGTAGTTCAGCCTCCCTACCTGGCCTCCCTGCACTGCTCTGCCATCACCTGCTCCCACCACGTCTCCAACATCCCCCTGAAGCTGTGGGAGCGGATCATCGCCGCTGGCAGCCGGcagaacacacacttctccagcATG GAGTGGCCTATCGATGGTGGCAccagcctggccccagccccaccccagaggGACCTGCTGCTCACAGG GCATGAGGATGGCACTGTGCGATTCTGGGATGCCTCTGGTGTCTGCTTGCGGCTACTCTACAAGCTCAGCACGGTGCGAGTGTTTCTCACTGACACAGACCCCAGTGAAAACCTCAGTGCCCAGGGTGAGGACGAATGGCCCCCTCTCCGCAAG GTGGGCTCCTTTGACCCTTACAGTGACGATCCCCGGCTGGGCATCCAGAAAATTTTCCTCTGCAAATACAGTGGTTATCTGGCTGTGGCAGGCACAGCAGGGCAG GTGCTGGTGCTGGAGCTGAATGACGAGGAGGCAGAGCACGCTGTGGAGCAGGTAGAGGCTGACCTGCTGCAGGACCAGGAGGGCTACCGCTGGAAGGGGCACGAGCGTCTGTGTGCCCGCCCGGTGCCCGTGCACTTTGAGCCTGGCTTCCAGCCTTTTGTGTTGGTGCAGTGCCAGCCCCCGGCTGTGGTCACCTCCTTGGCCCTGCACTCCGAGTGGCGGCTTGTGGCCTTCGGCACAAGTCATGGCTTTGGCCTCTTTGACCACCAGCAGCGGCGGCAGGTTTTCGTCAa GTGCACACTGCACCCCAGTGACCAGCTAGCCCTGGAGGGCCCACTGTCCCGTGTGAAGTCCCTAAAGAAGTCCCTGCGCCAGTCCTTCCGCCGAATACGTCGAAGCCGGGTGTCTAGCAGGAAGCGGCGGCCAGCTGGGCCCCCAGGAGAG CAGGTGCAGGAGGGAAGCGCCAGGGCAGAGCGGCCGGGCCTGCAGAACATGGAGCTAGCACCCGTGCAGCGGAAGATCGAGGCCCGCTCAGCAGAGGACTCCTTCACTGGCTTTGTCCGGACCCTCTACTTTGCTGACACCTACCTGAGAGACA GCTCCCGCCACTGTCCCTCGCTGTGGGCCGGCACCAATGGGGGCACTGTCTACGCCTTCGCCCTGCGTGTGCCCCCTGCTGAGCGGAGAATGGATGAGCTGGTTCGGGCAGAGCAGG CTAAGGAGATCCAGCTGATGCACCGAGCACCCGTGGTGGGCATCCTGGTGCTGGACGGACATCACGTTCCCCTCCCTGAGCCCCTGGAAGTGGCGCATGACCTGTCGAAGAGCCCGGACATGCAGGGAAGCCACCAGTTGCTCGTTGTGTCAGAGGAGCAGTTCAAG GTATTCACACTGCCCAAGGTGAGTGCCAAGCTGAAGCTAAAGCTGACCGCCCTGGAGGGCTCACGGATACGGCGCATCAGCGTGGCCCACTTCGGCAGCTGTCGAGCTGAGGACTATGGGGAGCATCACCTGGCTGTCCTTACCAACTTGGGCGACATCCAGGTGGTCTCGTTGCCCCTGCTCAAGCCCCAGGTGCGTTACAGCTGCATCCGCCGGGAGGATGTCAGTGGCATCGCCTCCTGCGTCTTCACCAAATACGGCCAAG GTTTCTACCTGATCTCCCCCTCGGAGTTTGAGCGCTTCTCTCTCTCTACCAAGTGGCTGGTTGAGCCCCGGTGTCTGGTGGATTCAGCAGAAGCCAAGAACCACAGCCACCCCCGCAACAGATCAGGCCATGAGAAGGCTGTGGGCCGTGCCAG GATCTCAGGGAGCCAGAGTGGTGGAGAGG AGAGGAGGCCTGGCCTCGTGATGGAGCATGCTCTGCTGAGTGATGAGA AGGTCCTGACAGCCATCCAGAGCACGCTGGAGGGGGGCCGACG GAGCTCTGGTGATTGGCATTCTCAGCGACTGGCCATGGGGTACAGCCTCAGCAATGGGGCAG GGCGGGTGGCCGAGGCCCCTTCCTGCCAAGGATGCTCCCGAGTTGCTGTCACTCCCTTCACAGCAGACTGA
- the LLGL2 gene encoding LLGL scribble cell polarity complex component 2 isoform X1, producing the protein MRRFLRSGHDPARERLKRDLFQFNKTVEHGFPHQPSALGYSPSLRILAIGTRSGAVKLYGAPGVEFMGLHRENNAVVQVHFLPGQCQLVTLLDDNSLHLWSLKVKGGVSELQEDESFMLRGPPGAAPSATQITVVLPHSSQELLYLGTESGNVFVVQLPAFHTLEDQTISSDAVLQRLPEEARHRRVFEMVEALQEHPQNPTQVLIGYSRGLVVVWDLQGRRVLCHFLSSQQLENVCWQRDGRLIVSCHSDGSYCQWPVSSDTQQPEPLRNCMPYGPFPCKAITKIFWLTTKQGLPFTIFQGGMPRASYGDRHCISVVHDGQQTAFDFTSRVIDFTVLTEVDPAAAFDEPCALVVLAEEELVLIDLQTAGWPVVQPPYLASLHCSAITCSHHVSNIPLKLWERIIAAGSRQNTHFSSMEWPIDGGTSLAPAPPQRDLLLTGHEDGTVRFWDASGVCLRLLYKLSTVRVFLTDTDPSENLSAQGEDEWPPLRKVGSFDPYSDDPRLGIQKIFLCKYSGYLAVAGTAGQVLVLELNDEEAEHAVEQVEADLLQDQEGYRWKGHERLCARPVPVHFEPGFQPFVLVQCQPPAVVTSLALHSEWRLVAFGTSHGFGLFDHQQRRQVFVKCTLHPSDQLALEGPLSRVKSLKKSLRQSFRRIRRSRVSSRKRRPAGPPGEVQEGSARAERPGLQNMELAPVQRKIEARSAEDSFTGFVRTLYFADTYLRDSSRHCPSLWAGTNGGTVYAFALRVPPAERRMDELVRAEQAKEIQLMHRAPVVGILVLDGHHVPLPEPLEVAHDLSKSPDMQGSHQLLVVSEEQFKVFTLPKVSAKLKLKLTALEGSRIRRISVAHFGSCRAEDYGEHHLAVLTNLGDIQVVSLPLLKPQVRYSCIRREDVSGIASCVFTKYGQGFYLISPSEFERFSLSTKWLVEPRCLVDSAEAKNHSHPRNRSGHEKAVGRARISGSQSGGEERRPGLVMEHALLSDEKVLTAIQSTLEGGRRSSGDWHSQRLAMGYSLSNGAGRVAEAPSCQGCSRVAVTPFTAD; encoded by the exons TGCCAACTGGTTACCCTGCTGGATGACAATAGCCTGCACCTGTGGAGCCTGAAGGTCAAAGGCGGGGTGTCAGAGCTGCAGGAAGATGAGAGTTTCATGCTGCGTGGCCCCCCAGG GGCTGCCCCCAGTGCCACACAGATCACTGTGGTCCTGCCACATTCCTCTCAAGAGCTACTTTACCTGGGCACGGAAAGTGGCAACGTGTTTGTGGTACAGCTGCCAGCCTTCCACACACTGGAGGACCAGACCATCAGCTCGGACGCCGTGCTGCAGCG GTTGCCGGAGGAGGCCCGCCATCGGCGGGTGTTTGAAATGGTGGAGGCCCTGCAGGAGCACCCCCAAAACCCCACCCAGGTCCTCATCGGCTACAGCCGGGGCCTCGTCGTTGTCTGGGACCTGCAGGGCAGGCGTGTGCTCTGCCATTTCCTCAGCAGCCAG CAACTGGAGAATGTCTGCTGGCAGCGGGACGGCCGCCTGATTGTCAGCTGCCATTCCGACGGCAGCTATTGTCAGTGGCCCGTGTCCAGCGACACCCAGCAGCCAGAGCCCCTGCGCAACTGCATGCCTTATG gTCCTTTTCCTTGCAAAGCTATTACCAAAATCTTCTGGCTGACCACCAAGCAGGG GTTGCCCTTCACCATCTTCCAGGGTGGCATGCCACGGGCCAGCTATGGGGACCGCCACTGCATCTCGGTGGTGCACGACGGCCAGCAGACAGCCTTCGACTTCACCTCCCGTGTCATCGACTTTACTGTCCTCACTGAGGTGGACCCTGCCGCTG CCTTTGATGAGCCCTGTGCCTTGGTGGTGCTAGCCGAGGAGGAGCTGGTGCTGATTGACCTGCAGACGGCTGGGTGGCCAGTAGTTCAGCCTCCCTACCTGGCCTCCCTGCACTGCTCTGCCATCACCTGCTCCCACCACGTCTCCAACATCCCCCTGAAGCTGTGGGAGCGGATCATCGCCGCTGGCAGCCGGcagaacacacacttctccagcATG GAGTGGCCTATCGATGGTGGCAccagcctggccccagccccaccccagaggGACCTGCTGCTCACAGG GCATGAGGATGGCACTGTGCGATTCTGGGATGCCTCTGGTGTCTGCTTGCGGCTACTCTACAAGCTCAGCACGGTGCGAGTGTTTCTCACTGACACAGACCCCAGTGAAAACCTCAGTGCCCAGGGTGAGGACGAATGGCCCCCTCTCCGCAAG GTGGGCTCCTTTGACCCTTACAGTGACGATCCCCGGCTGGGCATCCAGAAAATTTTCCTCTGCAAATACAGTGGTTATCTGGCTGTGGCAGGCACAGCAGGGCAG GTGCTGGTGCTGGAGCTGAATGACGAGGAGGCAGAGCACGCTGTGGAGCAGGTAGAGGCTGACCTGCTGCAGGACCAGGAGGGCTACCGCTGGAAGGGGCACGAGCGTCTGTGTGCCCGCCCGGTGCCCGTGCACTTTGAGCCTGGCTTCCAGCCTTTTGTGTTGGTGCAGTGCCAGCCCCCGGCTGTGGTCACCTCCTTGGCCCTGCACTCCGAGTGGCGGCTTGTGGCCTTCGGCACAAGTCATGGCTTTGGCCTCTTTGACCACCAGCAGCGGCGGCAGGTTTTCGTCAa GTGCACACTGCACCCCAGTGACCAGCTAGCCCTGGAGGGCCCACTGTCCCGTGTGAAGTCCCTAAAGAAGTCCCTGCGCCAGTCCTTCCGCCGAATACGTCGAAGCCGGGTGTCTAGCAGGAAGCGGCGGCCAGCTGGGCCCCCAGGAGAG GTGCAGGAGGGAAGCGCCAGGGCAGAGCGGCCGGGCCTGCAGAACATGGAGCTAGCACCCGTGCAGCGGAAGATCGAGGCCCGCTCAGCAGAGGACTCCTTCACTGGCTTTGTCCGGACCCTCTACTTTGCTGACACCTACCTGAGAGACA GCTCCCGCCACTGTCCCTCGCTGTGGGCCGGCACCAATGGGGGCACTGTCTACGCCTTCGCCCTGCGTGTGCCCCCTGCTGAGCGGAGAATGGATGAGCTGGTTCGGGCAGAGCAGG CTAAGGAGATCCAGCTGATGCACCGAGCACCCGTGGTGGGCATCCTGGTGCTGGACGGACATCACGTTCCCCTCCCTGAGCCCCTGGAAGTGGCGCATGACCTGTCGAAGAGCCCGGACATGCAGGGAAGCCACCAGTTGCTCGTTGTGTCAGAGGAGCAGTTCAAG GTATTCACACTGCCCAAGGTGAGTGCCAAGCTGAAGCTAAAGCTGACCGCCCTGGAGGGCTCACGGATACGGCGCATCAGCGTGGCCCACTTCGGCAGCTGTCGAGCTGAGGACTATGGGGAGCATCACCTGGCTGTCCTTACCAACTTGGGCGACATCCAGGTGGTCTCGTTGCCCCTGCTCAAGCCCCAGGTGCGTTACAGCTGCATCCGCCGGGAGGATGTCAGTGGCATCGCCTCCTGCGTCTTCACCAAATACGGCCAAG GTTTCTACCTGATCTCCCCCTCGGAGTTTGAGCGCTTCTCTCTCTCTACCAAGTGGCTGGTTGAGCCCCGGTGTCTGGTGGATTCAGCAGAAGCCAAGAACCACAGCCACCCCCGCAACAGATCAGGCCATGAGAAGGCTGTGGGCCGTGCCAG GATCTCAGGGAGCCAGAGTGGTGGAGAGG AGAGGAGGCCTGGCCTCGTGATGGAGCATGCTCTGCTGAGTGATGAGA AGGTCCTGACAGCCATCCAGAGCACGCTGGAGGGGGGCCGACG GAGCTCTGGTGATTGGCATTCTCAGCGACTGGCCATGGGGTACAGCCTCAGCAATGGGGCAG GGCGGGTGGCCGAGGCCCCTTCCTGCCAAGGATGCTCCCGAGTTGCTGTCACTCCCTTCACAGCAGACTGA
- the LLGL2 gene encoding LLGL scribble cell polarity complex component 2 isoform X2 → MRRFLRSGHDPARERLKRDLFQFNKTVEHGFPHQPSALGYSPSLRILAIGTRSGAVKLYGAPGVEFMGLHRENNAVVQVHFLPGQCQLVTLLDDNSLHLWSLKVKGGVSELQEDESFMLRGPPGAAPSATQITVVLPHSSQELLYLGTESGNVFVVQLPAFHTLEDQTISSDAVLQRLPEEARHRRVFEMVEALQEHPQNPTQVLIGYSRGLVVVWDLQGRRVLCHFLSSQQLENVCWQRDGRLIVSCHSDGSYCQWPVSSDTQQPEPLRNCMPYGPFPCKAITKIFWLTTKQGLPFTIFQGGMPRASYGDRHCISVVHDGQQTAFDFTSRVIDFTVLTEVDPAAAFDEPCALVVLAEEELVLIDLQTAGWPVVQPPYLASLHCSAITCSHHVSNIPLKLWERIIAAGSRQNTHFSSMEWPIDGGTSLAPAPPQRDLLLTGHEDGTVRFWDASGVCLRLLYKLSTVRVFLTDTDPSENLSAQGEDEWPPLRKVGSFDPYSDDPRLGIQKIFLCKYSGYLAVAGTAGQVLVLELNDEEAEHAVEQVEADLLQDQEGYRWKGHERLCARPVPVHFEPGFQPFVLVQCQPPAVVTSLALHSEWRLVAFGTSHGFGLFDHQQRRQVFVKCTLHPSDQLALEGPLSRVKSLKKSLRQSFRRIRRSRVSSRKRRPAGPPGEQVQEGSARAERPGLQNMELAPVQRKIEARSAEDSFTGFVRTLYFADTYLRDSSRHCPSLWAGTNGGTVYAFALRVPPAERRMDELVRAEQAKEIQLMHRAPVVGILVLDGHHVPLPEPLEVAHDLSKSPDMQGSHQLLVVSEEQFKVFTLPKVSAKLKLKLTALEGSRIRRISVAHFGSCRAEDYGEHHLAVLTNLGDIQVVSLPLLKPQVRYSCIRREDVSGIASCVFTKYGQGFYLISPSEFERFSLSTKWLVEPRCLVDSAEAKNHSHPRNRSGHEKAVGRARISGSQSGGEERRPGLVMEHALLSDEKVLTAIQSTLEGGRRSSGDWHSQRLAMGYSLSNGAGPCRPLDPF, encoded by the exons TGCCAACTGGTTACCCTGCTGGATGACAATAGCCTGCACCTGTGGAGCCTGAAGGTCAAAGGCGGGGTGTCAGAGCTGCAGGAAGATGAGAGTTTCATGCTGCGTGGCCCCCCAGG GGCTGCCCCCAGTGCCACACAGATCACTGTGGTCCTGCCACATTCCTCTCAAGAGCTACTTTACCTGGGCACGGAAAGTGGCAACGTGTTTGTGGTACAGCTGCCAGCCTTCCACACACTGGAGGACCAGACCATCAGCTCGGACGCCGTGCTGCAGCG GTTGCCGGAGGAGGCCCGCCATCGGCGGGTGTTTGAAATGGTGGAGGCCCTGCAGGAGCACCCCCAAAACCCCACCCAGGTCCTCATCGGCTACAGCCGGGGCCTCGTCGTTGTCTGGGACCTGCAGGGCAGGCGTGTGCTCTGCCATTTCCTCAGCAGCCAG CAACTGGAGAATGTCTGCTGGCAGCGGGACGGCCGCCTGATTGTCAGCTGCCATTCCGACGGCAGCTATTGTCAGTGGCCCGTGTCCAGCGACACCCAGCAGCCAGAGCCCCTGCGCAACTGCATGCCTTATG gTCCTTTTCCTTGCAAAGCTATTACCAAAATCTTCTGGCTGACCACCAAGCAGGG GTTGCCCTTCACCATCTTCCAGGGTGGCATGCCACGGGCCAGCTATGGGGACCGCCACTGCATCTCGGTGGTGCACGACGGCCAGCAGACAGCCTTCGACTTCACCTCCCGTGTCATCGACTTTACTGTCCTCACTGAGGTGGACCCTGCCGCTG CCTTTGATGAGCCCTGTGCCTTGGTGGTGCTAGCCGAGGAGGAGCTGGTGCTGATTGACCTGCAGACGGCTGGGTGGCCAGTAGTTCAGCCTCCCTACCTGGCCTCCCTGCACTGCTCTGCCATCACCTGCTCCCACCACGTCTCCAACATCCCCCTGAAGCTGTGGGAGCGGATCATCGCCGCTGGCAGCCGGcagaacacacacttctccagcATG GAGTGGCCTATCGATGGTGGCAccagcctggccccagccccaccccagaggGACCTGCTGCTCACAGG GCATGAGGATGGCACTGTGCGATTCTGGGATGCCTCTGGTGTCTGCTTGCGGCTACTCTACAAGCTCAGCACGGTGCGAGTGTTTCTCACTGACACAGACCCCAGTGAAAACCTCAGTGCCCAGGGTGAGGACGAATGGCCCCCTCTCCGCAAG GTGGGCTCCTTTGACCCTTACAGTGACGATCCCCGGCTGGGCATCCAGAAAATTTTCCTCTGCAAATACAGTGGTTATCTGGCTGTGGCAGGCACAGCAGGGCAG GTGCTGGTGCTGGAGCTGAATGACGAGGAGGCAGAGCACGCTGTGGAGCAGGTAGAGGCTGACCTGCTGCAGGACCAGGAGGGCTACCGCTGGAAGGGGCACGAGCGTCTGTGTGCCCGCCCGGTGCCCGTGCACTTTGAGCCTGGCTTCCAGCCTTTTGTGTTGGTGCAGTGCCAGCCCCCGGCTGTGGTCACCTCCTTGGCCCTGCACTCCGAGTGGCGGCTTGTGGCCTTCGGCACAAGTCATGGCTTTGGCCTCTTTGACCACCAGCAGCGGCGGCAGGTTTTCGTCAa GTGCACACTGCACCCCAGTGACCAGCTAGCCCTGGAGGGCCCACTGTCCCGTGTGAAGTCCCTAAAGAAGTCCCTGCGCCAGTCCTTCCGCCGAATACGTCGAAGCCGGGTGTCTAGCAGGAAGCGGCGGCCAGCTGGGCCCCCAGGAGAG CAGGTGCAGGAGGGAAGCGCCAGGGCAGAGCGGCCGGGCCTGCAGAACATGGAGCTAGCACCCGTGCAGCGGAAGATCGAGGCCCGCTCAGCAGAGGACTCCTTCACTGGCTTTGTCCGGACCCTCTACTTTGCTGACACCTACCTGAGAGACA GCTCCCGCCACTGTCCCTCGCTGTGGGCCGGCACCAATGGGGGCACTGTCTACGCCTTCGCCCTGCGTGTGCCCCCTGCTGAGCGGAGAATGGATGAGCTGGTTCGGGCAGAGCAGG CTAAGGAGATCCAGCTGATGCACCGAGCACCCGTGGTGGGCATCCTGGTGCTGGACGGACATCACGTTCCCCTCCCTGAGCCCCTGGAAGTGGCGCATGACCTGTCGAAGAGCCCGGACATGCAGGGAAGCCACCAGTTGCTCGTTGTGTCAGAGGAGCAGTTCAAG GTATTCACACTGCCCAAGGTGAGTGCCAAGCTGAAGCTAAAGCTGACCGCCCTGGAGGGCTCACGGATACGGCGCATCAGCGTGGCCCACTTCGGCAGCTGTCGAGCTGAGGACTATGGGGAGCATCACCTGGCTGTCCTTACCAACTTGGGCGACATCCAGGTGGTCTCGTTGCCCCTGCTCAAGCCCCAGGTGCGTTACAGCTGCATCCGCCGGGAGGATGTCAGTGGCATCGCCTCCTGCGTCTTCACCAAATACGGCCAAG GTTTCTACCTGATCTCCCCCTCGGAGTTTGAGCGCTTCTCTCTCTCTACCAAGTGGCTGGTTGAGCCCCGGTGTCTGGTGGATTCAGCAGAAGCCAAGAACCACAGCCACCCCCGCAACAGATCAGGCCATGAGAAGGCTGTGGGCCGTGCCAG GATCTCAGGGAGCCAGAGTGGTGGAGAGG AGAGGAGGCCTGGCCTCGTGATGGAGCATGCTCTGCTGAGTGATGAGA AGGTCCTGACAGCCATCCAGAGCACGCTGGAGGGGGGCCGACG GAGCTCTGGTGATTGGCATTCTCAGCGACTGGCCATGGGGTACAGCCTCAGCAATGGGGCAG ggccctgcagaCCTTTGGATCCATTCTAG